In a genomic window of Gadus macrocephalus chromosome 9, ASM3116895v1:
- the kif21a gene encoding kinesin-like protein KIF21A isoform X3: MSSGQDESSVRVALRIRPQLGREKIEGCHICTYVMPGEPQVILGKDKAFTYDHVFDMDSQQDAIYEACTEKLIEGCFEGYNATIFAYGQTGSGKTYTMGTGFDVNIGEEELGIIPRAVHHLYRGVAQRRQAAQDQGRPVPEFKINAQFLELYNEDVLDLFDSVRDAKQKPHIKIHEDAAGGIYTVGVTTRTVATEEEMMQCLKLGALSRTTASTQMNVQSSRSHAIFTIHLCQVRVCAPDPDADADAQDGETDNRVSNGNSEIDEFETLTAKFHFVDLAGSERLKRTGATGERAKEGISINCGLLALGNVISALGDRSKRSSHVPYRDSKLTRLLQDSLGGNSQTVMIACISPSDRDFMETLNSLKYANRARNIKNKVVVNQDRASQQISVLRTEIARLQIELMEYKTGKRLAGEDGVESFSDMFHENAMLQTESGNLRLRVKAMQETIDAQRARLTQVLSDQANQALSRAGEGGSEEIGNMIHGYIKEIEDLRAKLLESEAINESLRKNLSRASTRQSLYGGPGGPFSSMAPEKETSDVIELAKKDLEKLKKRERKKKRSAVKEELPDNDQDKGAEGAEKEGPERANEEAEMEPQEGSDHEEGEEDEEEDEEEMDVEESSDDSDSESDEKENFQADLANITCEIAIKQKLIDELENSQRRLHTLKQQYEQKLMMLQSKIRDTQLERDRVLHNMGSVESGTEDKARKIKLEYEKRLSVMNKELQKLQTAQKEHARLLKNQSQYEKQMKKLTLDVAEMKKTKVRLMKQMKEQQEKNRMNESRRNREIASLKKDQRKQEHQLKLLEAQKRQQELILRRKTEEVTALRRQARPTSGKVIRKVTTSDPSQDPYRPPSGRMYAPGNAAPNGTRSSYRRMTGLYSTRVARVKWQSLERRISDVIMQRMTISNMEADMNRLLKQREELTKRKEKVIRKRERLSREGPEAERAAAAPLNEEVDALGANIDYINDSIADCQANIMQMEEAKEEGDTADVSAVIGSCTLTESRFLLDHFMFMVINKGLQAAQKESQVKVMEGRLKQTEITSATQNQLLFHMLKEKAEVNPELDALLGNALQENADDSSSDESAQSPSAEGSTLASDLMKLCGDTRTRSKARRRTTTQMELLYPNSDSAPDTPTDFSSPMLPLAETPEGGGELDLSGSSVRDYTALSPGFSSKMGSIAVSSGSRAPSGAERRAPEPSPLSRRKTYDKAQAASDRAKVKEIKQGIISPVQGSKSSRLAALQCVHVAEGHSKAVLCVDSTDDLLFTGSKDRTCKVWNLVTGQEIMALGGHPNNVVSVRYSSSLVFTVSTSYIKVWDIRDSAKCIRTLTSSGLVNVGEVCSANTSRTVTIPAGENQINQMALNASGTVLYAAAGNSVRAWDLRRFASTGKLTGHLGPVMCLTVDQTVNHQDLVITGSKDHYIRLFDVTEGSLGSIAPTHNFEPPHYDGIESLVVQGDLLFSGSRDNGIKKWDLDRKDLLQQVPNAHRDWVCALGLVPGTAALLSGCRGGVLKLWHTDTLGPLGELRGHESPINGISTNSSHLFTASDDRTVKIWRARGGLDSTTDAADAAEELASN, encoded by the exons GATCCGGCCCCAGCTGGGCCGGGAGAAGATCGAGGGATGCCACATCTGTACTTATGTGATGCCCGGGGAGCCACAGGTGATCCTGGGGAAGGACAAGGCCTTCACCTACGACCACGTCTTCGACATGGACTCCCAGCAGGACGCCATCTACGAGGCCTGCACCGAGAAGCTCATAGAGGGATGCTTTGAGGGCTACAACGCCACCATCTTTGCCTACGGACAG ACGGGCTCGGGGAAGACGTACACCATGGGGACGGGCTTCGACGTCAACAtcggggaggaggagctgggcatCATCCCCCGCGCCGTGCACCACCTGTACCGGGGCGTGGCCCAGCGCCGCCAGGCCGCCCAGGACCAGGGCCGGCCCGTACCCGAGTTCAAGATCAACGCCCAGTTCCTGGAG CTCTACAACGAGGACGTCCTGGACCTGTTTGACTCTGTCCGAGACGCCAAGCAGAAACCCCACATCAAGATCCACGAGGACGCGGCGGGGGGCATCTACACCGTGGGGGTCACCACCCGCACCGTGGCCACCGAGGAAGAG ATGATGCAGTGCCTGAAGCTGGGGGCCCTCTCCCGGACCACCGCCAGCACCCAGATGAACGTGCAGAGCTCGCGCTCCCACGCCATCTTCACCATCCACCTCTGCCAAGTGCGCGTGTGCGCCCCCGACCCCGACGCTGACGCCGACGCC CAGGACGGAGAGACGGACAACAGGGTTTCCAACGGCAACTCGGAGATCGACGAGTTTGAAACCCTGACAGCCAAGTTCCACTTCGTGGACCTGGCCGGGTCGGAGAGGCTCAAGAGAACCGGGGCGACGGGGGAGCGCGCCAAGGAGGGCATCTCCATCAACTGTGGACTG CTGGCCTTGGGGAACGTGATCAGTGCCTTGGGAGACCGTAGCAAGCGGTCGTCCCACGTCCCGTACAGAGACTCCAAGCTCACCAGACTGCTGCAGGACTCCCTAGGGGGCAACAG CCAAACGGTGATGATCGCCTGCATCAGCCCGTCTGACCGGGACTTCATGGAGACTCTGAACTCACTGAAGTACGCCAACCGGGCGCGCAACATCAAGAACAAGGTGGTGGTGAACCAGGACCGCGCCAGCCAGCAGATCAGCGTCCTGAGAACCGAAATCGCCCGGCTGCAGATCGAGCTCATGGAGTACAAGACG gggaAGCGCTTGGCGGGGGAGGACGGCGTGGAGAGCTTCAGCGACATGTTCCACGAGAACGCCATGCTGCAGACGGAGAGCGGGAACCTGCGGCTCCGGGTCAAGGCCATGCAGGAGACCATCGACGCCCAGCGGGCCCGCCTCACCCAGGTCCTCAGCGACCAGGCCAACCAGGCGCTCAGCCGGGCAG GGGAGGGAGGCAGCGAGGAGATCGGCAACATGATCCACGGTTACATCAAGGAGATCGAAGACctcag AGCCAAGCTGCTGGAGAGCGAGGCCATCAACGAGAGCCTCCGTAAGAACCTGTCCCGGGCCTCCACCCGCCAGTCCCTgtacgggggccccggggggcccttctcctccatggccCCCGAGAAGGAGACCTCGGACGTCATTGAGCTGGCCAAGAAGGACCTGGAGAAGCTGAAGAAACGGGAGcgcaagaagaagaggag CGCTGTGAAGGAGGAGCTTCCAGACAACGACCAGGACaagggggcggagggggcggagaaggagggGCCGGAGAGGGCCAACGAGGAGGCAGAGATG GAACCCCAGGAGGGCAGCGACcacgaggagggagaggaggacgaggaggaggatgaggaggagatggacgtGGAGGAGAGCTCGGACGACTCTGACTCAGAGTCGGATGAAAAAG AGAACTTCCAGGCGGACCTGGCCAACATCACATGTGAGATCGCCATCAAGCAGAAGCTGATTGACGAGCTGGAGAACAGCCAGCGGCGGCTGCACACGCTGAAGCAGCAGTACGAGCAGAAGCTCATGATGCTGCAGAGCAAGATCAGGGACACCCAGCTGGAGAGGGACCGCGTGCTGCACAACATGG gctCGGTGGAGAGCGGCACGGAGGACAAGGCCCGCAAGATCAAGCTGGAGTACGAGAAGAGGCTGAGCGTGATGAACAAGGAGCTGCAGAAGCTGCAGACGGCTCAGAAGGAGCACGCCCGCCTGCTGAAGAACCAGTCGCAGTACGAGAAGCAGATGAAGAAACTGACCCTGGACGTGGCCGAGATGAAGAAGACCAAG GTCAGGCTGATGAAGCAGAtgaaggagcagcaggagaagaACCGAATGAACGAGTCTCGCAGGAACCGGGAAATCGCCTCCCTGAAGAAAGACCAGCGCAAGCAGGAG CACCAACTCAAGCTGCTTGAGGCCCAGAAGAGGCAGCAGGAGCTGATCCTAAGGAGGAAGACTGAGGAG GTCACGGCTCTGAGGCGACAGGCCCGGCCCACGTCTGGGAAGGTCATCAGGAAGGTCACAACCTCTGACCCCAGCCAGGACCCCTACAGACCTCCCTCTGGACGCATGTACGCCCCGGGCAACGCTGCTCCAAACGGCACCAG GTCTTCGTACCGGCGCATGACGGGCCTGTACTCCACCAGAGTGGCCCGGGTAAAATGGCAGTCCTTGGAGCGCCGCATCTCTGACGTCATCATGCAGAGGATGACCATCTCCAACATGGAGGCCGACATGAACCGCCTGCTCAAG CAACGGGAGGAGCTGACCAAGCGCAAGGAGAAGGTGATCCGGAAGCGGGAGCGTCTGTCGAGGGAGGGGCCGGAGGCggagcgggcggcggcggcgccactGAACGAGGAGGTCGACGCCCTGGGGGCGAACATCGACTACATCAATGACAGCATCGCCGACTGCCAGGCCAACATCATGCAGATGGAGGAGGCTAAG gaggagggagacacgGCGGACGTCTCGGCCGTGATTGGCTCGTGCACGCTGACAGAATCCCGCTTCCTACTGGATCACTTCATGTTCATGGTCATCAACAAG ggtCTGCAGGCGGCCCAGAAGGAGTCCCAGGTGAAGGTGATGGAGGGGCGTCTGAAGCAGACGGAGATCACCAGCGCCACCCAGAACCAGCTGCTGTTCCACATGCTGAAGGAGAAGGCCGAGGTCAACCCTGAGCTGGACGCGCTGCTCGGGAACGCCCTGCAGG AGAACGCAGACGACAGCAGCAGCGACGAGTCAGCCCAGAGTCCCTCGGCAGAAGGGAG CACCTTGGCTTCGGACCTCATGAAGCTGTGTGGGGACACCAGAACCAGGAGTAAG GCTCGCAGGCGGACCACCACTCAGATGGAGCTGCTGTACCCCAACAGTGACTCCGCCCCGGACACGCCCACCGACTTCTCCAGCCCCATGCTGCCATTGGCCGAAACGCCGGAAGGGGGCGGGGAGCTGGACTTGTCGGGCTCCTCTGTCAGGGACTACACTGCTCTTTCTCCTGGCTTCTCCTCTAAAATGGGCAGCAT AGCGGTCAGCTCAGGGTCCCGGGCTCCGTCAGGGGCCGAGAGGCGGGCCCCCGAGCCGTCCCCGCTCTCTCGCAGGAAGACCTATGACAAGGCACAGGCCGCGTCCGACAGGGCAAAGGTCAAGGAGATCAAACA GGGTATCATCAGCCCTGTGCAGGGCTCTAAGAGCAGCCGTCTGGCGGCTCTGCAGTGCGTCCACGTGGCTGAGGGCCACAGCAAGGCGGTGCTCTGTGTGGACAGCACCGACGACCTGCTGTTCACTGGCTCCAAGG accgGACCTGCAAGGTGTGGAACCTGGTGACGGGCCAGGAGATCATGGCCCTGGGGGGCCACCCCAACAACGTGGTGTCGGTGCGCTACAGCTCCAGCCTGGTGTTCACCGTCTCCACCTCCTACATCAAGGTGTGGGACATCCGCGACTCGGCCAAGTGCATCCGCACGCTCAC gTCCTCGGGGCTGGTGAACGTGGGTGAGGTCTGCTCGGCCAACACCAGCCGCACCGTCACCATCCCGGCCGGCGAGAACCAGATCAACCAGATGGCGCTGAACGCCAGCGGCACCGTGCTCTACGCCGCCGCCGGCAACAGCGTCCGCGCCTGGGACCTCCGCAG GTTTGCGTCGACGGGGAAGCTGACAGGCCACCTGGGTCCGGTGATGTGTCTGACGGTGGACCAGACGGTGAACCACCAGGACCTGGTCATCACGGGCTCCAAGGATCACTACATCAGG ctgtttgATGTGACAGAGGGGTCTCTGGGCAGCATCGCCCCCACCCACAACTTTGAGCCCCCCCACTACGACGGCATCGAGTCCCTGGTGGTCCAGGGAGATCTGCTGTTCAGCGGCTCCCGGGACAACGGCATCAAGAAGTGGGACCTGGACCGCAAAGACCTGCTGcag CAGGTGCCCAACGCCCACCGGGACTGGGTGTGCGCCCTGGGCCTGGTGCCGGGCACGGCCGCCCTGCTGAGCggctgcagggggggggtgctgaagCTGTGGCACACGGACACACTCGGGCCCCTGGGGGAGCTGAGGGGCCACGAGAGCCCCATCAACGGCATCTCCACCAACAGCAGCCACCTGTTCACCGCCTccga cgaCCGCACGGTGAAGATCTGGCGAGCCAGGGGTGGTCTGGACAGCACCACGGACGCGGCCGACGCGGCCGAGGAACTGGCCAGcaactga
- the kif21a gene encoding kinesin-like protein KIF21A isoform X1 — MSSGQDESSVRVALRIRPQLGREKIEGCHICTYVMPGEPQVILGKDKAFTYDHVFDMDSQQDAIYEACTEKLIEGCFEGYNATIFAYGQTGSGKTYTMGTGFDVNIGEEELGIIPRAVHHLYRGVAQRRQAAQDQGRPVPEFKINAQFLELYNEDVLDLFDSVRDAKQKPHIKIHEDAAGGIYTVGVTTRTVATEEEMMQCLKLGALSRTTASTQMNVQSSRSHAIFTIHLCQVRVCAPDPDADADAQDGETDNRVSNGNSEIDEFETLTAKFHFVDLAGSERLKRTGATGERAKEGISINCGLLALGNVISALGDRSKRSSHVPYRDSKLTRLLQDSLGGNSQTVMIACISPSDRDFMETLNSLKYANRARNIKNKVVVNQDRASQQISVLRTEIARLQIELMEYKTGKRLAGEDGVESFSDMFHENAMLQTESGNLRLRVKAMQETIDAQRARLTQVLSDQANQALSRAGEGGSEEIGNMIHGYIKEIEDLRAKLLESEAINESLRKNLSRASTRQSLYGGPGGPFSSMAPEKETSDVIELAKKDLEKLKKRERKKKRSAVKEELPDNDQDKGAEGAEKEGPERANEEAEMEPQEGSDHEEGEEDEEEDEEEMDVEESSDDSDSESDEKENFQADLANITCEIAIKQKLIDELENSQRRLHTLKQQYEQKLMMLQSKIRDTQLERDRVLHNMGSVESGTEDKARKIKLEYEKRLSVMNKELQKLQTAQKEHARLLKNQSQYEKQMKKLTLDVAEMKKTKVRLMKQMKEQQEKNRMNESRRNREIASLKKDQRKQEHQLKLLEAQKRQQELILRRKTEEVTALRRQARPTSGKVIRKVTTSDPSQDPYRPPSGRMYAPGNAAPNGTRSSYRRMTGLYSTRVARVKWQSLERRISDVIMQRMTISNMEADMNRLLKQREELTKRKEKVIRKRERLSREGPEAERAAAAPLNEEVDALGANIDYINDSIADCQANIMQMEEAKEEGDTADVSAVIGSCTLTESRFLLDHFMFMVINKGLQAAQKESQVKVMEGRLKQTEITSATQNQLLFHMLKEKAEVNPELDALLGNALQELGSIPPENADDSSSDESAQSPSAEGSTLASDLMKLCGDTRTRSKARRRTTTQMELLYPNSDSAPDTPTDFSSPMLPLAETPEGGGELDLSGSSVRDYTALSPGFSSKMGSIAVSSGSRAPSGAERRAPEPSPLSRRKTYDKAQAASDRAKVKEIKQGIISPVQGSKSSRLAALQCVHVAEGHSKAVLCVDSTDDLLFTGSKDRTCKVWNLVTGQEIMALGGHPNNVVSVRYSSSLVFTVSTSYIKVWDIRDSAKCIRTLTSSGLVNVGEVCSANTSRTVTIPAGENQINQMALNASGTVLYAAAGNSVRAWDLRRFASTGKLTGHLGPVMCLTVDQTVNHQDLVITGSKDHYIRLFDVTEGSLGSIAPTHNFEPPHYDGIESLVVQGDLLFSGSRDNGIKKWDLDRKDLLQQVPNAHRDWVCALGLVPGTAALLSGCRGGVLKLWHTDTLGPLGELRGHESPINGISTNSSHLFTASDDRTVKIWRARGGLDSTTDAADAAEELASN; from the exons GATCCGGCCCCAGCTGGGCCGGGAGAAGATCGAGGGATGCCACATCTGTACTTATGTGATGCCCGGGGAGCCACAGGTGATCCTGGGGAAGGACAAGGCCTTCACCTACGACCACGTCTTCGACATGGACTCCCAGCAGGACGCCATCTACGAGGCCTGCACCGAGAAGCTCATAGAGGGATGCTTTGAGGGCTACAACGCCACCATCTTTGCCTACGGACAG ACGGGCTCGGGGAAGACGTACACCATGGGGACGGGCTTCGACGTCAACAtcggggaggaggagctgggcatCATCCCCCGCGCCGTGCACCACCTGTACCGGGGCGTGGCCCAGCGCCGCCAGGCCGCCCAGGACCAGGGCCGGCCCGTACCCGAGTTCAAGATCAACGCCCAGTTCCTGGAG CTCTACAACGAGGACGTCCTGGACCTGTTTGACTCTGTCCGAGACGCCAAGCAGAAACCCCACATCAAGATCCACGAGGACGCGGCGGGGGGCATCTACACCGTGGGGGTCACCACCCGCACCGTGGCCACCGAGGAAGAG ATGATGCAGTGCCTGAAGCTGGGGGCCCTCTCCCGGACCACCGCCAGCACCCAGATGAACGTGCAGAGCTCGCGCTCCCACGCCATCTTCACCATCCACCTCTGCCAAGTGCGCGTGTGCGCCCCCGACCCCGACGCTGACGCCGACGCC CAGGACGGAGAGACGGACAACAGGGTTTCCAACGGCAACTCGGAGATCGACGAGTTTGAAACCCTGACAGCCAAGTTCCACTTCGTGGACCTGGCCGGGTCGGAGAGGCTCAAGAGAACCGGGGCGACGGGGGAGCGCGCCAAGGAGGGCATCTCCATCAACTGTGGACTG CTGGCCTTGGGGAACGTGATCAGTGCCTTGGGAGACCGTAGCAAGCGGTCGTCCCACGTCCCGTACAGAGACTCCAAGCTCACCAGACTGCTGCAGGACTCCCTAGGGGGCAACAG CCAAACGGTGATGATCGCCTGCATCAGCCCGTCTGACCGGGACTTCATGGAGACTCTGAACTCACTGAAGTACGCCAACCGGGCGCGCAACATCAAGAACAAGGTGGTGGTGAACCAGGACCGCGCCAGCCAGCAGATCAGCGTCCTGAGAACCGAAATCGCCCGGCTGCAGATCGAGCTCATGGAGTACAAGACG gggaAGCGCTTGGCGGGGGAGGACGGCGTGGAGAGCTTCAGCGACATGTTCCACGAGAACGCCATGCTGCAGACGGAGAGCGGGAACCTGCGGCTCCGGGTCAAGGCCATGCAGGAGACCATCGACGCCCAGCGGGCCCGCCTCACCCAGGTCCTCAGCGACCAGGCCAACCAGGCGCTCAGCCGGGCAG GGGAGGGAGGCAGCGAGGAGATCGGCAACATGATCCACGGTTACATCAAGGAGATCGAAGACctcag AGCCAAGCTGCTGGAGAGCGAGGCCATCAACGAGAGCCTCCGTAAGAACCTGTCCCGGGCCTCCACCCGCCAGTCCCTgtacgggggccccggggggcccttctcctccatggccCCCGAGAAGGAGACCTCGGACGTCATTGAGCTGGCCAAGAAGGACCTGGAGAAGCTGAAGAAACGGGAGcgcaagaagaagaggag CGCTGTGAAGGAGGAGCTTCCAGACAACGACCAGGACaagggggcggagggggcggagaaggagggGCCGGAGAGGGCCAACGAGGAGGCAGAGATG GAACCCCAGGAGGGCAGCGACcacgaggagggagaggaggacgaggaggaggatgaggaggagatggacgtGGAGGAGAGCTCGGACGACTCTGACTCAGAGTCGGATGAAAAAG AGAACTTCCAGGCGGACCTGGCCAACATCACATGTGAGATCGCCATCAAGCAGAAGCTGATTGACGAGCTGGAGAACAGCCAGCGGCGGCTGCACACGCTGAAGCAGCAGTACGAGCAGAAGCTCATGATGCTGCAGAGCAAGATCAGGGACACCCAGCTGGAGAGGGACCGCGTGCTGCACAACATGG gctCGGTGGAGAGCGGCACGGAGGACAAGGCCCGCAAGATCAAGCTGGAGTACGAGAAGAGGCTGAGCGTGATGAACAAGGAGCTGCAGAAGCTGCAGACGGCTCAGAAGGAGCACGCCCGCCTGCTGAAGAACCAGTCGCAGTACGAGAAGCAGATGAAGAAACTGACCCTGGACGTGGCCGAGATGAAGAAGACCAAG GTCAGGCTGATGAAGCAGAtgaaggagcagcaggagaagaACCGAATGAACGAGTCTCGCAGGAACCGGGAAATCGCCTCCCTGAAGAAAGACCAGCGCAAGCAGGAG CACCAACTCAAGCTGCTTGAGGCCCAGAAGAGGCAGCAGGAGCTGATCCTAAGGAGGAAGACTGAGGAG GTCACGGCTCTGAGGCGACAGGCCCGGCCCACGTCTGGGAAGGTCATCAGGAAGGTCACAACCTCTGACCCCAGCCAGGACCCCTACAGACCTCCCTCTGGACGCATGTACGCCCCGGGCAACGCTGCTCCAAACGGCACCAG GTCTTCGTACCGGCGCATGACGGGCCTGTACTCCACCAGAGTGGCCCGGGTAAAATGGCAGTCCTTGGAGCGCCGCATCTCTGACGTCATCATGCAGAGGATGACCATCTCCAACATGGAGGCCGACATGAACCGCCTGCTCAAG CAACGGGAGGAGCTGACCAAGCGCAAGGAGAAGGTGATCCGGAAGCGGGAGCGTCTGTCGAGGGAGGGGCCGGAGGCggagcgggcggcggcggcgccactGAACGAGGAGGTCGACGCCCTGGGGGCGAACATCGACTACATCAATGACAGCATCGCCGACTGCCAGGCCAACATCATGCAGATGGAGGAGGCTAAG gaggagggagacacgGCGGACGTCTCGGCCGTGATTGGCTCGTGCACGCTGACAGAATCCCGCTTCCTACTGGATCACTTCATGTTCATGGTCATCAACAAG ggtCTGCAGGCGGCCCAGAAGGAGTCCCAGGTGAAGGTGATGGAGGGGCGTCTGAAGCAGACGGAGATCACCAGCGCCACCCAGAACCAGCTGCTGTTCCACATGCTGAAGGAGAAGGCCGAGGTCAACCCTGAGCTGGACGCGCTGCTCGGGAACGCCCTGCAGG AGCTAGGTAGCATACCGCCGG AGAACGCAGACGACAGCAGCAGCGACGAGTCAGCCCAGAGTCCCTCGGCAGAAGGGAG CACCTTGGCTTCGGACCTCATGAAGCTGTGTGGGGACACCAGAACCAGGAGTAAG GCTCGCAGGCGGACCACCACTCAGATGGAGCTGCTGTACCCCAACAGTGACTCCGCCCCGGACACGCCCACCGACTTCTCCAGCCCCATGCTGCCATTGGCCGAAACGCCGGAAGGGGGCGGGGAGCTGGACTTGTCGGGCTCCTCTGTCAGGGACTACACTGCTCTTTCTCCTGGCTTCTCCTCTAAAATGGGCAGCAT AGCGGTCAGCTCAGGGTCCCGGGCTCCGTCAGGGGCCGAGAGGCGGGCCCCCGAGCCGTCCCCGCTCTCTCGCAGGAAGACCTATGACAAGGCACAGGCCGCGTCCGACAGGGCAAAGGTCAAGGAGATCAAACA GGGTATCATCAGCCCTGTGCAGGGCTCTAAGAGCAGCCGTCTGGCGGCTCTGCAGTGCGTCCACGTGGCTGAGGGCCACAGCAAGGCGGTGCTCTGTGTGGACAGCACCGACGACCTGCTGTTCACTGGCTCCAAGG accgGACCTGCAAGGTGTGGAACCTGGTGACGGGCCAGGAGATCATGGCCCTGGGGGGCCACCCCAACAACGTGGTGTCGGTGCGCTACAGCTCCAGCCTGGTGTTCACCGTCTCCACCTCCTACATCAAGGTGTGGGACATCCGCGACTCGGCCAAGTGCATCCGCACGCTCAC gTCCTCGGGGCTGGTGAACGTGGGTGAGGTCTGCTCGGCCAACACCAGCCGCACCGTCACCATCCCGGCCGGCGAGAACCAGATCAACCAGATGGCGCTGAACGCCAGCGGCACCGTGCTCTACGCCGCCGCCGGCAACAGCGTCCGCGCCTGGGACCTCCGCAG GTTTGCGTCGACGGGGAAGCTGACAGGCCACCTGGGTCCGGTGATGTGTCTGACGGTGGACCAGACGGTGAACCACCAGGACCTGGTCATCACGGGCTCCAAGGATCACTACATCAGG ctgtttgATGTGACAGAGGGGTCTCTGGGCAGCATCGCCCCCACCCACAACTTTGAGCCCCCCCACTACGACGGCATCGAGTCCCTGGTGGTCCAGGGAGATCTGCTGTTCAGCGGCTCCCGGGACAACGGCATCAAGAAGTGGGACCTGGACCGCAAAGACCTGCTGcag CAGGTGCCCAACGCCCACCGGGACTGGGTGTGCGCCCTGGGCCTGGTGCCGGGCACGGCCGCCCTGCTGAGCggctgcagggggggggtgctgaagCTGTGGCACACGGACACACTCGGGCCCCTGGGGGAGCTGAGGGGCCACGAGAGCCCCATCAACGGCATCTCCACCAACAGCAGCCACCTGTTCACCGCCTccga cgaCCGCACGGTGAAGATCTGGCGAGCCAGGGGTGGTCTGGACAGCACCACGGACGCGGCCGACGCGGCCGAGGAACTGGCCAGcaactga